From Bacteroidia bacterium, the proteins below share one genomic window:
- a CDS encoding heavy metal translocating P-type ATPase encodes MKKYTCPMHLQVIKDEPGKCPLCGMDLVPMGGSKKETHSHHGHHQHHDHKEHSHHSENHSHHSDSGYDKHEGHHTHDFLKRFWVSLIITVPILLLSEMIQHWFGFTIAFPGDKYVLLTLGTIIYIYGGMPFLKGMVGEIKAKAIGMMTLVAIAITVAYVYSVAVALGLKGMDFFWELATLIVIMLLGHWLEMRSTMAASKALQSLVALLPNDVTVERHGEAIKIKLEDLKNGETIIIKPGEKIPADGTIVDGVSYVNESMLTGESVPVKKEKDGKVIAGSINGEGALRVTATGVGKDSYLNKVINLVQDAQAAKSNTQNLADKVAKWLTYIAIATGVITFIYWFGSSGDIAFALERMVTVMVTACPHALGVAIPLVVAISTTLSATNGLLIRNRTAFETTRNLSTIIFDKTGTLTQGSHAVEKVIPLTDKYAADEIIQYAAAVQQYSEHHIAKGILKTLKERNLELWKSENFSYMAGIGVKAVVNGKEIVAAGPNYFKQNNLTEPETPKEVNQNIETVNYVFIDNEVIGIITLADSIREGSQEAINELTKMNIRSILLTGDNEKIAAAVSKQLGMDGYIANVLPHEKQEKVKEYQAKGEVVAMTGDGVNDAPALAQADVGIAVGSGTDVAAETADIILVNSDPRDVVKMIDFGKRTYKKMVQNLLWAVGYNVIAIPLAAGVLYPNFVLSPAMGAVLMSVSTIVVAINASLLKINK; translated from the coding sequence ATGAAAAAATATACTTGTCCGATGCACTTACAAGTGATAAAGGACGAACCGGGAAAATGTCCGCTTTGCGGAATGGATTTAGTTCCTATGGGTGGCAGTAAAAAAGAAACACACAGCCATCACGGACACCACCAACATCACGACCATAAAGAACATTCACATCATAGTGAAAACCACAGTCATCATTCCGATAGTGGTTACGACAAACACGAAGGACATCATACCCACGATTTCCTCAAACGTTTTTGGGTAAGTTTGATCATTACCGTTCCCATTTTGCTCTTATCGGAAATGATACAGCATTGGTTCGGTTTTACTATTGCTTTTCCGGGAGATAAATATGTACTGCTGACATTAGGAACTATTATTTACATCTATGGTGGAATGCCTTTCCTGAAAGGAATGGTAGGCGAAATTAAAGCCAAAGCCATCGGTATGATGACCTTGGTAGCCATCGCTATTACTGTCGCTTATGTATATTCTGTAGCCGTGGCACTGGGATTGAAAGGTATGGATTTCTTTTGGGAGTTGGCAACCCTTATCGTGATTATGCTTTTGGGACATTGGTTAGAAATGCGTTCTACTATGGCAGCTTCAAAAGCATTGCAGTCATTGGTGGCACTTTTGCCAAACGATGTTACTGTAGAACGACACGGAGAAGCCATAAAAATAAAACTCGAAGACCTAAAAAACGGTGAAACCATTATCATCAAACCCGGTGAAAAAATTCCTGCCGATGGAACAATTGTCGATGGAGTTTCTTATGTAAACGAAAGTATGCTCACAGGCGAAAGTGTTCCGGTGAAGAAGGAAAAAGACGGAAAAGTAATTGCAGGTTCTATCAATGGCGAAGGTGCGTTAAGAGTTACAGCAACAGGTGTGGGTAAAGACAGTTACCTCAATAAGGTTATCAATTTAGTTCAGGATGCACAAGCAGCAAAATCCAATACGCAAAACCTTGCCGATAAAGTAGCTAAATGGCTTACTTATATTGCCATTGCAACAGGCGTAATCACTTTTATTTATTGGTTTGGCAGTAGCGGAGATATTGCTTTTGCATTGGAAAGAATGGTTACGGTAATGGTTACGGCTTGTCCACACGCTTTGGGTGTGGCTATTCCGTTGGTGGTTGCCATTTCTACAACGCTTTCGGCAACCAATGGTTTGCTCATCCGCAATCGTACCGCATTTGAGACCACACGCAACTTATCCACCATTATTTTTGACAAAACAGGAACGCTTACCCAAGGTTCTCACGCTGTTGAAAAGGTTATTCCATTAACCGATAAATATGCAGCCGATGAAATAATACAATATGCAGCAGCCGTTCAACAATATTCCGAACACCACATTGCGAAAGGTATTTTGAAAACTCTAAAAGAAAGAAACCTTGAACTATGGAAGTCAGAGAATTTCAGCTATATGGCAGGTATAGGTGTAAAAGCAGTAGTGAACGGAAAGGAAATAGTAGCGGCAGGACCTAATTATTTCAAACAAAACAATCTTACAGAGCCTGAAACGCCAAAAGAAGTCAATCAAAATATTGAAACGGTCAATTATGTTTTTATTGATAATGAAGTTATCGGCATAATCACCTTGGCTGACAGTATTCGTGAGGGTTCACAAGAAGCCATTAACGAGTTAACAAAGATGAATATCAGATCCATTCTGCTTACAGGCGACAATGAAAAAATTGCGGCAGCCGTATCAAAGCAGTTGGGAATGGACGGTTATATCGCAAATGTATTGCCTCACGAAAAGCAGGAAAAAGTAAAGGAATATCAAGCCAAAGGTGAAGTGGTTGCGATGACTGGAGATGGTGTGAATGATGCACCGGCATTGGCACAGGCAGATGTAGGTATTGCAGTAGGTTCAGGTACGGATGTAGCAGCCGAAACAGCCGATATTATTCTGGTGAACAGCGACCCAAGAGATGTAGTAAAAATGATTGACTTCGGTAAACGGACTTATAAAAAGATGGTTCAAAATCTGCTTTGGGCGGTTGGCTACAACGTTATTGCCATTCCGCTTGCAGCAGGTGTGCTTTATCCGAATTTCGTTTTAAGTCCTGCAATGGGTGCGGTTTTGATGAGCGTAAGTACAATTGTGGTTGCCATAAATGCAAGCCTTTTAAAAATTAATAAATGA
- a CDS encoding DUF3347 domain-containing protein, whose amino-acid sequence MKSLKYVMTALLMLSFGVSNAQIKNAKTETVKIYGNCGMCESTIEKAGNVKKVAEVDWNKETKMATITYDAKKTNQDEILKRIALVGYDSDKFLAPDDVYAKLPECCLYERVNKPVAKAEPKTETHDHSSHTASTEMQEVNQLTSVFENYFSVKDALVKSDGNTTSTKAKDLLTALVAVQMNKLSNEEHTVWMKVMKDLAFDAEHIAETKDVAHQRDHFMSLSKNMYELIKVSKQETPVYYQHCPMANKGKGANWLSKENAIKNPYYGSQMLTCGSTVETIK is encoded by the coding sequence ATGAAATCATTAAAATATGTAATGACCGCATTGCTAATGTTGTCATTCGGAGTGAGCAACGCTCAAATTAAAAACGCCAAAACCGAAACCGTAAAAATTTACGGAAACTGTGGAATGTGCGAAAGCACCATAGAAAAAGCAGGAAATGTTAAAAAAGTAGCCGAGGTAGATTGGAACAAAGAAACGAAAATGGCGACCATTACCTACGATGCAAAAAAGACCAATCAGGACGAAATTCTGAAACGTATCGCTTTAGTAGGCTATGACAGCGATAAATTTCTTGCACCCGATGATGTGTATGCAAAACTGCCTGAATGTTGCCTGTATGAACGGGTGAACAAACCTGTTGCAAAAGCAGAACCGAAAACGGAAACACACGACCATTCAAGTCATACGGCATCTACAGAAATGCAGGAAGTAAACCAACTGACATCCGTTTTTGAAAACTATTTTTCGGTAAAAGATGCCTTGGTAAAATCTGACGGGAACACAACTTCCACTAAAGCAAAAGACTTGCTAACCGCTCTTGTCGCTGTTCAAATGAATAAACTTTCAAACGAGGAACATACGGTTTGGATGAAAGTAATGAAAGACCTTGCCTTTGATGCAGAACACATTGCTGAAACCAAAGATGTAGCACATCAGCGAGACCATTTTATGAGCTTATCAAAAAATATGTACGAACTGATAAAAGTATCAAAACAGGAAACACCTGTTTATTATCAGCATTGCCCAATGGCAAACAAAGGCAAGGGAGCAAATTGGTTGAGCAAAGAAAATGCTATTAAAAACCCTTATTACGGTTCGCAAATGCTTACTTGCGGTAGTACAGTTGAAACTATAAAATAA
- a CDS encoding multicopper oxidase domain-containing protein has product MDIQNIFQKKLLPITLMLLATTSLFAQKVVRYDLYVKDTLVNYAGKEKRAIAVNGQIPMPTLTFTEGDTAEIVVHNQLKESTSLHWHGVFLPNKEDGVPWLTQKPIEPGTTYTYRFPIIQHGTHWYHSHSGLQEQIGMYGSFVMLKKQNDPTFRKGIDDLPTVPLMISEWTNYNPNNINRMLHNANDWAAIKKNATQSYAEAIREGYFKTKIKNEWKRMLAMDVSDVYYDKILLNGNHTTDLKTVDGKTLKAGDKVRLRVSNGGASSYFWLRYAGGKITVVANDGNDVEPVEVDRLIIAVSETYDIVVTIPYDGVSYEFLATTEDRTQSASYFIGNGIKQLISPLPTLKYFEGMKMMNDMMKMDGNLDDMGMKMSLNQMDMNVVMYPEITGEAKQKQKQDHSQHNVDSDPNRYNANELGEIKTLNYAMLQSPHNTELPKDAPVKELKFTLTGNMNRYVWSMDNRILSEVDKIPVKKGEILRITIYNNSMMRHPMHLHGFDFRVINGKGENAPLKNVLDIMPMETDTIEFLANEEGDWFFHCHILYHMMGGMNRVFAVDDYQNPHLPNKKQAYNKLQRESNMLHFMIENDFATNGNDGEAMVQNARWSLGTEWRLGYNDMHGYEVETHLGRYIGKMQWFMPFIGFDYRYRKMGIDEHETNLFGQKNEKDTRRAVSLGFMYTLPMLVNFQAEVYHDGIVRLSLMREDIPISKRIRAGFMVNTDFEYMAELKYIINKNMGIRTHYDSDMGFGVGLSLNY; this is encoded by the coding sequence ATGGATATACAAAATATTTTTCAAAAAAAGCTGTTGCCGATAACACTGATGCTTTTGGCAACAACTTCTCTTTTCGCACAAAAAGTAGTGCGATACGATTTATATGTAAAAGACACATTGGTAAACTATGCAGGAAAAGAAAAAAGAGCAATTGCAGTAAACGGTCAAATTCCAATGCCAACACTCACTTTTACAGAGGGCGATACTGCTGAAATTGTGGTACACAATCAGCTAAAAGAAAGTACATCACTACATTGGCACGGAGTATTTTTGCCCAATAAAGAAGATGGTGTGCCTTGGCTTACACAAAAACCTATTGAGCCCGGTACAACTTACACATATCGTTTTCCCATAATCCAGCACGGAACACATTGGTATCATTCCCACTCGGGTTTGCAAGAGCAAATTGGAATGTATGGCAGTTTTGTGATGCTAAAAAAGCAAAACGACCCAACTTTTAGAAAAGGCATCGATGATTTACCAACCGTTCCCCTGATGATAAGTGAATGGACAAATTATAATCCCAATAATATCAACCGAATGTTGCACAATGCCAACGATTGGGCAGCCATTAAAAAAAATGCAACACAGTCATACGCAGAAGCTATTCGAGAAGGGTATTTTAAAACAAAAATCAAGAACGAATGGAAACGGATGTTGGCGATGGACGTAAGTGATGTGTATTATGATAAAATTCTACTCAACGGAAATCACACAACCGATTTAAAAACGGTTGACGGAAAAACCTTGAAAGCAGGTGATAAAGTAAGATTAAGAGTTTCCAATGGTGGAGCTTCGTCCTATTTTTGGTTGCGGTATGCAGGCGGTAAAATTACTGTAGTTGCCAATGACGGTAACGATGTTGAGCCTGTTGAAGTGGACAGGTTGATTATTGCGGTTTCTGAAACTTATGATATTGTTGTAACCATTCCTTATGACGGTGTTTCTTACGAATTTTTGGCAACAACCGAAGACAGAACACAATCTGCAAGCTATTTTATTGGCAACGGCATCAAGCAATTAATTTCTCCGCTTCCAACATTAAAATATTTTGAGGGAATGAAAATGATGAATGATATGATGAAAATGGATGGCAATCTGGACGATATGGGAATGAAAATGAGTCTGAACCAAATGGATATGAACGTGGTAATGTATCCCGAAATAACAGGAGAAGCGAAGCAAAAACAAAAGCAAGACCATAGTCAGCACAATGTGGACAGCGACCCAAACCGCTACAATGCCAACGAATTAGGAGAAATAAAGACCCTGAATTATGCAATGTTGCAATCGCCCCATAATACAGAACTTCCTAAAGATGCTCCGGTGAAAGAATTAAAATTTACACTTACCGGAAATATGAACCGTTATGTGTGGAGTATGGATAACCGGATACTTTCGGAAGTGGATAAAATACCAGTGAAAAAAGGAGAAATACTGCGTATTACCATTTATAACAACTCTATGATGCGCCACCCGATGCACTTACACGGTTTTGATTTTAGGGTAATCAATGGTAAAGGCGAAAATGCTCCTCTCAAAAATGTGTTGGATATTATGCCGATGGAAACCGATACCATCGAGTTTTTGGCAAATGAAGAAGGCGATTGGTTTTTTCACTGCCATATCTTATACCATATGATGGGCGGAATGAATAGAGTTTTTGCAGTTGATGACTATCAAAATCCACACTTACCCAACAAGAAACAAGCCTACAATAAATTGCAAAGAGAAAGTAATATGCTGCACTTTATGATTGAAAATGATTTTGCAACCAATGGGAACGATGGTGAAGCAATGGTTCAAAATGCAAGATGGAGTTTGGGTACAGAATGGCGGTTGGGCTATAATGATATGCACGGCTACGAAGTAGAAACGCATTTGGGACGATACATCGGCAAAATGCAATGGTTTATGCCGTTTATTGGTTTTGATTACCGATACCGAAAAATGGGAATTGACGAACACGAAACAAACTTATTCGGACAAAAGAATGAAAAAGATACACGCAGAGCTGTTAGTTTAGGTTTTATGTACACCCTGCCAATGCTCGTTAACTTTCAGGCAGAAGTATATCACGATGGAATTGTCCGATTGTCTTTGATGCGTGAAGACATTCCGATTTCAAAAAGAATAAGAGCAGGTTTTATGGTCAATACCGATTTTGAATATATGGCTGAACTAAAATACATTATCAATAAAAATATGGGAATACGAACACATTATGACAGCGATATGGGATTTGGGGTTGGACTATCATTGAATTATTAA
- a CDS encoding DUF4868 domain-containing protein encodes MDKSLLVDIISLANSENLKMYFVTRILKEGMRANSRVLEKFDFKVYQIEITDEVRKYLYELSLKQFQKIQDNEDLHFFDYDVIADETEHLFTYQMQNKVGSFSDVVYNQLNQSPQKITDLNDILQDETLWAYCVEFEIDSDKSFYTFRKISPGKVGVEKEKDGEKKSIGNQIRTFFDTNTNTLSLLKSDTVYLDKQIDCIFYEETFYILKKYYFEQLVGLQEEYKKRAEEVATSLSIHECFGDVKLLTDKIETKFAIHKKLMKLEKIGNLNSLTSKNLKKLETLGKKKKAPINIKNGKIQFETEEDIDNVIKLLCDYFKTGDYSGKPYGTYAGKLQTTE; translated from the coding sequence ATGGATAAATCTCTATTAGTTGATATAATCAGTCTGGCAAATTCTGAAAATTTGAAAATGTACTTTGTTACCCGTATTCTCAAAGAGGGAATGAGAGCCAACTCACGAGTTTTAGAAAAATTTGATTTCAAAGTTTATCAGATAGAAATTACAGACGAAGTAAGAAAGTACCTTTATGAACTTTCGCTAAAACAGTTTCAGAAAATTCAAGATAATGAAGATTTACATTTCTTTGATTATGATGTCATTGCAGATGAAACAGAGCATTTGTTTACATACCAAATGCAAAATAAAGTTGGCTCATTTTCAGATGTTGTTTACAACCAATTAAATCAAAGCCCTCAGAAAATAACAGATTTAAACGATATACTCCAAGACGAAACACTCTGGGCATATTGTGTAGAATTTGAAATTGATAGTGATAAATCTTTCTACACATTTAGAAAGATTTCACCCGGGAAAGTAGGTGTCGAGAAAGAAAAAGACGGAGAAAAGAAAAGCATTGGCAATCAAATTAGAACCTTCTTTGATACCAATACAAACACCTTGTCATTGTTAAAAAGTGATACTGTTTATTTAGATAAACAAATAGACTGTATCTTCTATGAAGAAACTTTTTACATCTTGAAAAAGTATTACTTTGAACAACTTGTTGGATTACAAGAAGAGTACAAAAAGAGAGCCGAAGAAGTTGCAACATCATTATCTATACACGAATGTTTCGGTGATGTAAAATTGCTAACCGATAAAATAGAAACCAAGTTTGCCATTCATAAAAAGTTGATGAAGTTAGAAAAAATTGGAAACCTAAACTCTTTAACTTCAAAAAACTTAAAGAAATTAGAAACATTAGGCAAAAAGAAAAAAGCACCAATAAATATAAAAAATGGCAAAATTCAATTTGAAACGGAAGAAGATATTGACAATGTAATTAAACTGTTGTGTGATTATTTCAAAACAGGAGATTATTCGGGCAAACCATACGGGACATACGCAGGAAAACTACAAACGACAGAATAG
- a CDS encoding YiiX family permuted papain-like enzyme: MKKAIIILGLLGLIIFGGLSAKRKFYDPKHKLENAKTEVKQLADNDEIKNGDLIFQTSLSGQSKAIQLATNSKYSHCGIVYNDNGQFYVFEAIQPVTTTPLDKWIARGKDGHYVIKRLKNADQVLTAETLQKMKKEGDKFKGKNYDLTFEWSDEKIYCSELIWKIYKRATGIEIGKLEKLSDFDLTNDAVKKKMKERYGDKIPMDEIVISPAAIFDSELLMTVKEN; the protein is encoded by the coding sequence ATGAAGAAAGCAATAATTATACTTGGACTTTTAGGACTGATAATTTTCGGTGGACTTTCTGCTAAACGAAAATTTTACGACCCGAAACACAAACTTGAAAATGCTAAAACGGAAGTAAAACAACTTGCCGACAATGACGAAATAAAAAATGGCGACTTAATTTTCCAGACTTCTCTTTCAGGACAAAGCAAAGCAATTCAACTTGCGACAAACTCAAAATATTCGCATTGCGGAATTGTTTACAACGACAACGGACAGTTTTACGTTTTTGAAGCAATACAACCGGTAACGACAACACCGCTTGACAAATGGATTGCTCGTGGAAAAGATGGACATTATGTTATCAAGCGACTTAAAAACGCTGACCAAGTATTGACAGCAGAGACACTTCAAAAAATGAAAAAAGAAGGAGATAAATTTAAGGGCAAAAATTACGACCTGACTTTTGAGTGGAGTGACGAAAAAATTTATTGCTCTGAACTCATTTGGAAAATCTATAAACGTGCGACAGGAATTGAAATAGGGAAACTTGAAAAACTAAGCGACTTTGATTTGACAAACGATGCAGTTAAGAAAAAAATGAAAGAACGATATGGCGACAAAATTCCAATGGACGAAATAGTAATTTCACCAGCGGCAATTTTTGACAGCGAACTTTTAATGACAGTTAAAGAAAATTAA